The window NNNNNNNNNNNNNNNNNNNNNNNNNNNNNNNNNNNNNNNNNNNNNNNNNNNNNNNNNNNNNNNNNNNNNNNNNNNNNNNNNNNNNNNNNNNNNNNNNNNNNNNNNNNNNNNNNNNNNNNNNNNNNNNNNNNNNNNNNNNNNNNNNNNNNNNNNNNNNataattttcctttccaactttttcctttccaactttttcttttccaactttttcttttcctacTCTTTcttttgcaactttttcttttccacccttttcttttgcagctttttcttttcaaattttttcctttccaattttttcccattttaaaatacatgTTAATTAATGCTAACCCAAGTGGGCCCCATCCCCAATTAAAAAACTTCACGTAAAAACTGACGCAGAACGAGTAGAGGCGAAACGCAAACCAAACAAAGGTCTGTACCAACAGGGAACGATCACAGCGTTGTTCACAGTTCTCTACTGTTTTGTTTGGGGAGGCACAAGCCGAAGTATGGGAAagttttctcatttttgaagCAAGCTAAGAGGAGCATCAAAAAATCAGCTCAGTATTTCCGCCCTTCATATGTCGTTGTCGGAGCTCCAAGGGaaatttcatcatttttatattttcatgttCCTGTACTGTCGTATGCCCCCAGCCGTGTtaaccttttcttttcctcgtGAAGAAGTCAGAATTGACTCTCCCTCGAACCTGTTCCAGATCGCAACGGGGAAGGTATACTCGAAGTGAGGACATAAGTTCCaaaggagggaaagaaaattgCTATTCACTTTGAGCTAACAGCAGAACGAAGGCAGATGAGAATAATCACCTCAGGAGAGGAGATTCCCCCTTTGCACTTGCTATGCATttgcatacgtatgtataccCACTTGCGGACAATTTGCACCAAATTTATTAAGGGCAGCCCCTGCACTTAAGTGAAGCGTGTCACAGGTGGATCCTACGGGTTTCCCTTCCCCAGAACGTGGCGCCCTTCGTGCAGGCAGGAAGTGTAGCCACTATTCAGTGGAAGAAGTGTAGGAAGACGATTTACGGTGATATTTTCCGcctgaacaaaatggaagaaaaaaaaaacagagggaagaaaaagacggAGAAGTCAGAAATTGAGCTGTTATTTGTTGACCTATGCCAtgtgaataaagaaaaaagggacacagGAATAAAGGTCCTGActgattatataaaaaaaaaaggtgcccaTGGATGGACCTAATTTGTCCTACATTTGTAAAGGCCTGTTTTACTATTACTGGCTATGTTACTCTTTGGAAGAGCAAAAATTAGCGGCTtgcaaaataagcaaaattttaagaaacaTTGATGAAGTGGACGAAagcgaggaaaaaaaaagcgtcttcttatttttgcaaagcttTTTAAGGGTTATGTCTAGTAAGTATGACTCTTTGGACCTTTACCGCTTGAAcaagtttttatttctgttcAGAGTTTTTCAAGCAGAGTTCCTTCTCTTCCTACATCGGCATTCATGGCGTAGTTATTACATTAGGAAGTATAACCAAATAATGCTGCGAATGTTTGACGACACAAATGACGTTTTTTACAATCACAtcgatacattttttaaagaattttttggaaaccaattttatttaaaggCCAAGgatcaaaatgaaaaggtgcACATAAAGAATTTTCTCCTACTGatggattttttctttaaaattatttgcaggacggaaaaaaaacacataatcGATGtaattagaaataaaattttctccgTCATTTTGACGTTAAACGTAGGGAAGAGTATgctggagaaaaaaatccacaGGTACCTTAGGAAGTGCAAAAATCCTTATGCTGCTAAAGCCCTTAGGGGGTTTTACCATTCCTTTGTTGCAGGCAGCGttgaaggggggggggacaaacagaagggaaacaaaaatggaaacaagcAGGAAAACGCGCAGGAAAACGCGCAGGAAAACACGCAGGACAACAGGAAGGACAAAACGGGTGGATCGCAAAAGACGcccatttttgtggaaaACTTTGAGGCCACGGGGGAGCACAATGGCTCCGCCTCCGCTTTGGTGGACTCCTCTTTTGACTCCGCTTCTGCCCCGTCCAGGGAGGAAGAACAGATCTCTCGAAATGAAGGAGGTTCCGATTTGACTACTCCTGGAGATGGCGCAACTGGTGGAGAGAAACAGTTGGATAATGTGCTTAACTCCAAAAAGAGGTCCAAGAGGGACCGTGCGTCGAACGAGTTCAACCGCCTGAGGGAGATCATCGAGGAGGGCGACGACggagaggagggggaggaccTGGGAAGTGATATGGGAAGCGATATGGGAAGCGATATGGGAAGCGATATGGAAAGTGATATGGGAAGCGACGTGAATGGTGACTCggagagggggaagaagaaggcccCGAAACGAAAGGGAGAGGAGAATGGTAACCCcggcgataaaaaaaagaagaaaaagaaaaaaaaatccaataTGCAGGGAGCGATAAGCTTGGAGGATAATTTGGTGGGCCAAGTGAAGCCGTCGTCCAAGAAGCACCAAaaagaaatgggaaaaaaaaaaaaaaaaaacagaacaaAGGAGAGGACGATGGTCAAAACAAAGGTCAATACAACAACGGAGCAAGAGGCAACGCGCACGATGGAAAACACGGAAGCAGGTCGAGTGATGGGGAAGCAGAA of the Plasmodium cynomolgi strain B DNA, chromosome 7, whole genome shotgun sequence genome contains:
- a CDS encoding hypothetical protein (putative), producing the protein MLRMFDDTNDVFYNHIDTFFKEFFGNQFYLKAKDQNEKVHIKNFLLLMDFFFKIICRTEKKHIIDVIRNKIFSVILTLNVGKSMLEKKIHRYLRKCKNPYAAKALRGFYHSFVAGSVEGGGDKQKGNKNGNKQENAQENAQENTQDNRKDKTGGSQKTPIFVENFEATGEHNGSASALVDSSFDSASAPSREEEQISRNEGGSDLTTPGDGATGGEKQLDNVLNSKKRSKRDRASNEFNRLREIIEEGDDGEEGEDLGSDMGSDMGSDMGSDMESDMGSDVNGDSERGKKKAPKRKGEENGNPGDKKKKKKKKKSNMQGAISLEDNLVGQVKPSSKKHQKEMGKKKKKNRTKERTMVKTKVNTTTEQEATRTMENTEAGRSKRGFSGSIIIENKGKSDLPIYSIDKSDLRGGCIQKRKLKVNKLLKKKNSVCSAGSGSGSGSRICQAHECYTLLADDDEGEDLCLRLGDADRGDAAADVDKKNVYIGMVKKKIVKTKVEKAKKGKKVKKLAKQGKVIKLAKQGKMVRLAKQRKLAKLAKQNKMAKLAKQKRKSKMEKKLPMIGQGGEDKNKSALSNGVSTDAKEQTGERRKNGTVKKTILKKGKTKSHVTKRVHFNLNKNTIEYIPRIKKKNVNSYFFLDNFRNLVNVPAFL